The proteins below come from a single Roseiflexus sp. RS-1 genomic window:
- a CDS encoding protein kinase domain-containing protein, producing MTVSTSTLFCIICGREFRPRDADTVICPDCGGPPEAPAPSQPQGTALADQPRGTVLMSQPAYQRMCILCGQDFTTPDPQADRCPQCRGEAPHPQPEIRSRPESRQRTPAMPAPAQGTVAMPESGMSPAPSSADVPLTWNAGDVILDLYEVKGELGKGGMGVVYRVHHRQWNIDLAVKTPLPEALQKAGSLENFLREAQAWVDLGLHPHIVTCYYVRRLGEMPRVFAECMEGGSLKNWMEDGRLYAGGEQEALKRILDCAIQFAWGLGYAHEKGLVHQDVKPANALMTPDGMLKVTDFGLVGAKGYTPAYAAPEQELGQAVSPRTDIWGWGVSVLEMFTGGVHWQFGSVAASVLENYLQEAPPEGIPPMPAALAELLRQCFQDDPEQRPASMDEVAERLMRLYEQETGAPYPRPKPQALDMRADSLNNKAVSLLDLGLEEEAVRCWQEALQADPAHLEANFNYGYYRWQRAEVLGSEFLKQLQGLEATHGSNPEYWRLLAWVYLEQGYVEEVEEILEKRGVKDEALRRAHTAPDRPVGREVHCFKGHTGVVNSVAFSPDGRYALSGSSDGTVRLWDVASGKEVRKVQGYDELVSEVAFLANGQIIMARSKDGAILWDTRTDEVHRYKGGNLEFFDESERYALATCEDGSVRLWDVTTKQEVRRFGRHDGTVYSATFSPDKNHVLSGGGDNILRLWEVETGKEVRHFVGHSHWVFSVTFSPDGEYVLSGSGDQTVRIWEVKTGRELRCFRHEGAVFSVAFSPNGRYALSSSHDRTIRVWEVYYPSFQLTSIKMHPFPVIAQFRAINQLQQEDVLFAELLRMGQQHVKEKSFLRAHDILRQAQDVPGYERNKDVLQFLTLCRVQGGGYCRNIRNGWCVYCLDEHTDSIASVAFSPDGRYALSGGGDRVIRLWEIENGRVICKLEGHTLAVYSVVFSPDGHYALSGSWDKTIRLWEVATGREVNRFDRHVNFVNSVAFSPDGRYIISAGWDETIRLWDTTTGHEMYCLKDTDVIWSVCFSPDGLYILSGSEDGSVKLWDIKTREVIHRFTGLSDRIHCVAFSPDGRYALSGSSGGMVMIWDVGTRRVVHQLSVNNRWVTPTTFSPDGRYILIGSDDGTLQLVNTQEGNAARVFKGHTDWVFSIAISIDGQYALSGSKDQTIRVWALDWDYDFPDPADWDEGARPYLDIFLTLHTPYGRDGLSRVGKPQWTEKDFQKLLQELGYRGYGWLRPEGVRRELEKMAKERS from the coding sequence ATGACCGTCTCAACTTCCACCCTCTTTTGCATCATCTGCGGCCGCGAGTTCCGCCCGCGTGACGCGGACACAGTCATCTGTCCCGACTGCGGCGGCCCGCCCGAAGCCCCTGCTCCCAGCCAGCCGCAAGGAACGGCGCTGGCCGACCAACCGCGCGGCACGGTGCTGATGAGCCAACCCGCTTACCAGCGGATGTGCATCCTCTGTGGCCAGGACTTCACCACCCCCGACCCGCAGGCCGACCGTTGCCCCCAATGCCGCGGCGAAGCGCCGCACCCCCAACCCGAAATCCGCTCCCGACCCGAAAGCCGCCAACGAACACCCGCCATGCCTGCCCCAGCCCAGGGAACGGTTGCCATGCCCGAAAGCGGCATGTCGCCTGCCCCCTCATCCGCCGATGTGCCGCTGACATGGAACGCGGGCGATGTCATCCTGGACCTGTACGAAGTCAAGGGCGAACTGGGAAAGGGCGGCATGGGCGTCGTCTATCGTGTCCATCACCGCCAGTGGAACATTGACCTGGCCGTCAAAACGCCGCTGCCTGAGGCGCTGCAAAAGGCTGGCAGCCTGGAGAACTTTCTCCGCGAAGCGCAAGCCTGGGTGGACCTGGGCCTGCACCCGCACATCGTCACCTGCTACTACGTCCGCCGCCTGGGAGAAATGCCGCGCGTCTTTGCTGAGTGCATGGAAGGCGGGAGTCTGAAGAACTGGATGGAGGACGGGCGGCTGTATGCTGGCGGCGAGCAAGAAGCACTGAAACGCATCCTGGACTGTGCCATTCAGTTTGCCTGGGGGCTGGGATACGCCCACGAGAAAGGCCTGGTGCATCAGGACGTCAAGCCAGCCAACGCCTTGATGACGCCCGACGGGATGCTCAAGGTGACCGACTTTGGGCTGGTGGGGGCGAAAGGGTACACGCCCGCCTATGCCGCGCCGGAGCAGGAACTGGGGCAGGCGGTCAGCCCGCGCACCGACATCTGGGGCTGGGGCGTGAGCGTGCTGGAGATGTTCACGGGAGGGGTACACTGGCAATTCGGTTCCGTTGCGGCGAGTGTGCTGGAGAACTACCTGCAGGAGGCGCCGCCGGAGGGCATCCCGCCGATGCCTGCGGCGCTGGCAGAGTTGTTGCGCCAGTGCTTCCAGGACGACCCCGAGCAGCGCCCGGCGAGCATGGACGAGGTAGCGGAGCGGTTGATGCGCCTTTACGAGCAGGAGACGGGCGCGCCCTACCCGCGCCCGAAGCCCCAGGCGCTGGACATGCGGGCGGACAGTTTGAACAACAAGGCGGTCAGTTTGCTCGACCTGGGACTGGAAGAGGAAGCGGTGCGCTGCTGGCAGGAGGCGCTGCAGGCCGACCCCGCCCACCTGGAGGCGAATTTCAACTACGGGTATTACCGCTGGCAGAGGGCCGAGGTGTTGGGCAGCGAGTTTCTCAAGCAGTTGCAAGGACTGGAAGCCACACACGGCAGCAATCCCGAATACTGGCGGCTGCTGGCATGGGTGTATCTGGAGCAGGGGTATGTGGAGGAAGTGGAGGAGATTTTGGAGAAGCGCGGGGTGAAGGACGAAGCGCTCCGCCGCGCCCACACCGCGCCTGACCGCCCGGTGGGACGGGAGGTGCACTGCTTCAAGGGGCACACTGGTGTTGTGAACTCTGTCGCCTTTTCGCCCGATGGGCGCTACGCCCTGTCGGGAAGTTCCGATGGAACCGTGCGGCTATGGGATGTGGCAAGCGGGAAGGAAGTGCGCAAGGTTCAAGGATATGATGAGCTGGTGAGCGAGGTTGCTTTTTTAGCAAATGGTCAAATCATTATGGCAAGGAGTAAAGATGGGGCTATATTATGGGATACAAGAACGGACGAAGTGCATAGATACAAGGGAGGTAACCTTGAATTTTTTGATGAAAGTGAACGTTACGCACTAGCGACGTGTGAGGATGGTAGCGTGCGGTTGTGGGATGTGACAACTAAACAAGAAGTGCGTCGCTTCGGGAGACACGATGGAACAGTGTACTCTGCTACCTTTTCGCCTGATAAAAATCATGTGCTATCGGGAGGTGGAGATAATATTTTGCGGTTGTGGGAAGTAGAAACAGGAAAAGAAGTACGCCACTTCGTCGGACACTCTCATTGGGTATTCTCTGTCACCTTTTCACCAGATGGAGAATATGTGTTGTCAGGAAGTGGAGATCAGACTGTACGAATATGGGAGGTGAAGACTGGAAGAGAATTACGTTGCTTTAGACATGAAGGAGCAGTGTTTTCTGTTGCCTTTTCACCAAATGGCCGCTATGCACTGTCGAGCAGTCATGACAGAACAATAAGAGTATGGGAAGTATATTATCCCTCGTTCCAGCTGACCAGTATCAAGATGCATCCTTTTCCTGTAATTGCGCAATTTCGCGCTATAAATCAACTCCAACAAGAAGATGTGTTGTTTGCCGAGCTATTAAGAATGGGACAACAACATGTCAAAGAAAAGTCCTTTCTTAGAGCGCATGATATCCTACGTCAAGCACAAGATGTGCCTGGTTACGAAAGAAATAAAGACGTGCTCCAGTTTTTGACATTATGTAGGGTACAAGGCGGTGGTTATTGTCGTAACATCCGGAATGGATGGTGTGTGTATTGTTTAGATGAGCATACTGATAGTATTGCATCTGTTGCTTTTTCACCGGATGGACGCTACGCTCTGTCAGGAGGAGGCGATCGCGTTATAAGATTATGGGAGATAGAAAACGGACGTGTAATCTGTAAACTTGAGGGACACACCTTAGCTGTCTATTCAGTTGTCTTTTCACCTGATGGACACTACGCCTTGTCAGGAAGTTGGGATAAGACCATTCGTTTGTGGGAAGTTGCAACAGGACGGGAAGTGAATCGTTTTGATAGACATGTCAACTTTGTGAACTCCGTTGCTTTCTCACCGGATGGACGCTACATTATTTCAGCAGGCTGGGATGAAACCATTCGCCTATGGGATACAACAACGGGACATGAGATGTATTGCTTGAAAGACACTGATGTTATATGGTCTGTCTGCTTCTCACCAGATGGACTCTATATCCTTTCGGGAAGTGAAGATGGTAGTGTGAAACTGTGGGATATCAAGACAAGGGAAGTAATACACCGCTTCACAGGCCTTAGTGACAGAATACATTGTGTAGCTTTTTCACCAGACGGACGCTATGCCCTATCAGGAAGTTCAGGTGGCATGGTGATGATTTGGGATGTGGGTACGAGGAGGGTTGTACATCAACTCAGTGTGAACAATCGGTGGGTAACCCCAACAACTTTCTCTCCAGATGGGCGCTATATCCTGATAGGAAGTGATGACGGAACCCTGCAATTAGTGAATACGCAAGAGGGAAATGCTGCTCGTGTTTTCAAAGGACATACTGATTGGGTGTTCTCCATAGCCATTTCCATTGATGGGCAATATGCTTTGTCGGGGAGCAAAGACCAAACTATCCGTGTCTGGGCCCTTGACTGGGACTACGACTTCCCCGATCCCGCCGACTGGGACGAGGGCGCGCGGCCGTATCTGGACATCTTCCTCACCCTGCACACCCCCTACGGTCGCGATGGCCTCAGCCGCGTCGGCAAGCCGCAGTGGACAGAGAAGGATTTCCAAAAGTTGTTGCAGGAACTCGGCTATCGCGGCTACGGCTGGCTGCGACCCGAAGGCGTGCGCCGCGAACTGGAAAAGATGGCGAAAGAAAGGAGTTGA
- a CDS encoding vWA domain-containing protein: MARLMRCLYCGALQDEPVGVKSCVRCGGELKYEDAARTASGGSYLTAQLELDQVYAPPGQNVDRYLLLTLCSPAKVPPEHALPREQHRPPLHLVAVLDVSGSMSGTKLASAKEALRQALHFLQDGDVFSLVTFSDQVQTHLKAESYAQRKRDKMENLLDEIRASGMTALDGGLAQGIDLGQKKRQATTLVLLLSDGQANVGETDLEKIGLRAQKARQSGLIVSTLGVGLDYNEALMVEIANQGGGRFYHIQEGSQIPAALMQELGSAAMLAARQVEVEFDLPSGAALVSLTALYPLEMVNSRPLLKVGDLLPDVRVEIPLRLTLYPHAAGERFSVSGGVHHQTPRGQTLGLALNAVSVRFVEQRQFEERPGYVAPVMERVLEFRRAAHLLEFARLQERDSTLARQQAERERQALRDYARMFNPDKAMELEVEKIDALFATPNVAKQAMHRAARMIRGLD, encoded by the coding sequence ATGGCTCGTTTGATGCGTTGTTTGTACTGTGGTGCATTGCAGGATGAACCTGTCGGGGTCAAGTCCTGCGTCCGCTGCGGCGGCGAACTCAAGTACGAGGACGCCGCCCGCACAGCCAGCGGCGGTTCCTACCTCACCGCTCAACTGGAACTGGACCAGGTCTATGCCCCGCCCGGTCAGAACGTGGATCGCTACCTGCTGCTCACCCTCTGCTCCCCGGCCAAAGTGCCGCCCGAACATGCGCTGCCCCGCGAACAGCACCGCCCGCCGCTGCACCTTGTCGCCGTCCTGGATGTGTCTGGCTCAATGAGTGGCACAAAACTGGCTTCCGCCAAAGAAGCCCTGCGTCAGGCGTTGCACTTTTTGCAGGACGGAGACGTCTTCTCGCTGGTTACCTTTTCCGATCAAGTGCAAACCCACCTCAAAGCCGAGTCCTACGCCCAACGAAAGCGCGACAAGATGGAAAACCTGCTGGACGAAATCAGGGCGAGCGGCATGACCGCCCTGGATGGTGGGCTGGCACAGGGGATTGACCTGGGCCAAAAGAAACGGCAGGCCACCACCCTGGTCCTGCTGCTCAGCGATGGGCAGGCGAATGTCGGCGAGACCGACCTGGAGAAAATCGGCTTGCGGGCGCAAAAGGCGCGGCAATCCGGTCTCATCGTCTCCACGCTGGGGGTTGGCCTGGATTACAACGAGGCGCTGATGGTGGAAATTGCCAACCAGGGCGGTGGGCGTTTCTACCACATTCAAGAGGGCAGTCAGATCCCGGCGGCTCTGATGCAGGAACTGGGCAGCGCCGCCATGCTCGCCGCGCGTCAGGTGGAAGTGGAGTTCGATCTCCCGTCCGGCGCGGCGCTGGTCTCGCTCACCGCGCTCTACCCGCTGGAAATGGTCAACAGCCGCCCACTTCTGAAAGTGGGGGACTTGCTGCCGGATGTGCGGGTGGAGATTCCGCTGCGCCTGACCCTTTACCCCCATGCCGCTGGTGAGCGTTTCAGCGTCAGTGGAGGAGTGCATCATCAAACGCCGCGCGGCCAGACCCTGGGATTGGCGCTGAACGCCGTCAGCGTGCGCTTTGTGGAACAGCGTCAATTCGAGGAGAGACCAGGTTACGTTGCCCCGGTGATGGAGCGCGTGCTGGAATTTCGCCGCGCTGCCCACCTGTTGGAGTTTGCCCGCCTGCAGGAACGGGATAGCACGCTGGCCAGGCAGCAAGCCGAGCGGGAACGCCAGGCCCTGCGGGATTACGCTCGCATGTTCAATCCAGACAAGGCGATGGAACTGGAGGTAGAAAAGATAGATGCGCTCTTTGCCACGCCCAATGTGGCCAAACAAGCCATGCATCGCGCCGCCCGAATGATCCGCGGGCTGGATTAG
- a CDS encoding protein kinase, which produces MDLAVKTPLPEALQKAGSLENFLREAQAWVDLGLHPHIVTCYYVRRVGDVPCMFTEYIEGGSLKDWIEDGRLYAGDEREALKRILDVAIQFAWGLGHVHQRGFVHQNAGPGSALMTSDGRLKLAGFGLLGGKGYPTAQAAPEQELGQAVSPRTDLWGWGVSVLEMFTGEVHWGAGSTAAAVLENYLHEAPPEGIPPMPGALAELLRQCFQNDPDQRPASMDEVAERLMRLYEQETGTPYPRPKPQALELRADSLNNKAVSLLDLGLEEEAVRCWQEALQADPAHLEANFNYGYYRWQRAEVLGSEFLKQLQRLEATHGSDPEYWRLLAWVYLEQGYVEEVEEILEKRGLEDEALRRAHRDPNRPVGREVRRFEGHTDRVTSVAFSPDGRYVLSGSDDATVRLWTLKTGKQRRRFKSTAREISAVAFSPTGHYIASAEGKDKTVRLWRMFPDYSLVYVIEAHHWLVSSVTFSPDGNYLLSGGADNTARLWRLKTGEGVRSFVGHKD; this is translated from the coding sequence ATGGACCTGGCCGTCAAAACGCCGCTGCCTGAAGCGCTGCAAAAGGCTGGCAGCCTGGAGAACTTTCTCCGCGAGGCGCAAGCCTGGGTGGACCTGGGTCTGCACCCGCACATCGTCACCTGCTACTATGTTCGCCGCGTGGGGGATGTCCCCTGCATGTTCACTGAGTACATCGAGGGCGGCAGTTTGAAAGACTGGATTGAAGACGGACGGTTGTACGCTGGCGATGAGCGAGAAGCCCTGAAGCGTATTCTGGATGTGGCGATACAGTTTGCCTGGGGGCTGGGGCACGTCCATCAGAGAGGATTCGTCCATCAAAATGCCGGGCCAGGCAGCGCCCTGATGACGTCCGACGGTAGGCTCAAACTGGCTGGCTTTGGACTTTTGGGAGGTAAGGGCTACCCTACCGCCCAGGCCGCGCCGGAGCAGGAACTGGGGCAGGCGGTCAGCCCGCGCACCGACCTGTGGGGCTGGGGCGTGAGCGTGCTGGAGATGTTCACCGGGGAAGTGCACTGGGGAGCAGGTTCCACTGCCGCAGCCGTGCTGGAGAACTACCTGCACGAAGCGCCGCCGGAGGGCATCCCGCCCATGCCTGGGGCGCTGGCAGAGTTGTTGCGCCAGTGCTTCCAGAACGACCCCGACCAGCGCCCGGCGAGCATGGACGAGGTGGCCGAGCGGTTGATGCGCCTTTACGAGCAGGAGACGGGCACGCCCTACCCGCGTCCGAAGCCCCAGGCGCTGGAGTTGCGGGCGGACAGTTTGAACAACAAGGCGGTCAGTTTGCTCGACCTGGGGCTGGAAGAGGAAGCGGTGCGCTGCTGGCAGGAGGCGCTGCAGGCCGACCCCGCCCATCTGGAGGCGAATTTCAACTACGGGTATTACCGCTGGCAGAGGGCCGAGGTGTTGGGGAGCGAGTTTCTCAAGCAGTTGCAACGGCTGGAAGCCACACACGGCAGCGATCCCGAATACTGGCGGCTGCTGGCATGGGTGTATCTGGAGCAGGGGTATGTGGAGGAAGTAGAGGAGATTTTGGAGAAACGTGGGTTGGAGGACGAAGCCCTGCGCCGCGCCCACCGTGACCCGAACCGCCCGGTGGGGCGGGAGGTGCGCCGATTTGAGGGTCACACCGATAGGGTGACGTCGGTCGCTTTTTCACCCGACGGCCGTTATGTTTTATCCGGCAGTGACGATGCCACTGTTCGCTTATGGACTTTGAAAACCGGCAAGCAAAGACGGCGCTTCAAGAGCACCGCCCGGGAAATTTCGGCTGTGGCTTTTTCACCAACAGGACACTATATTGCCTCAGCAGAGGGAAAAGACAAAACAGTTCGTTTATGGAGAATGTTTCCGGATTACAGCCTGGTTTATGTCATTGAAGCCCATCACTGGCTGGTCAGTTCCGTGACTTTTTCACCCGATGGCAATTACTTGCTTTCCGGCGGTGCGGATAACACAGCCAGGTTATGGAGACTCAAAACCGGTGAGGGCGTCCGCTCGTTTGTTGGGCATAAAGATTAG